A single window of Oenanthe melanoleuca isolate GR-GAL-2019-014 unplaced genomic scaffold, OMel1.0 S069, whole genome shotgun sequence DNA harbors:
- the LOC130266504 gene encoding olfactory receptor 14C36-like, translating into MFFFLLNLALTDLGCICTTVPKAMHNSLWDTRNISYSGCAAQLFMLFFFLGSELSLLTIMCYDRYVSICKPLHYGTLLGSRACAHMAAAAWASAFLNALLHTANTFSLPLCHGNVLGQFFCEIPQILKLSCSHSYFRELGLLAVSGCLGFGCFVFIVFSYVQIFRAVLRIPSEQGRHKAFSTCLPHLAVVSLFLSTGFLAYLKPPSISSPSLDLALSVLYSVMPPALNPLIYSLRNQELKHGLGKIIINIFQKE; encoded by the coding sequence atgttcttcttcctgctcaacctggccctcactgacctgggctgcatctgcaccactgtgcccaaagccatgcacaattccctctgggacaccaggaacatctcctactcaggatgtgctgcacagctgtttatgcttttcttcttccttggaTCAGAGCTTtccctcctgaccatcatgtgctacgaccgctacgtgtccatctgcaaacccctgcactacgggaccctcctgggcagcagagcttgtgcccacatggcagcagctgcctgggccagtgcctttctcaatgctctgctgcacacagccaacacattttccctgcccctgtgccatggcaatgtcctgggccagttcttctgtgaaatcccacagatcctTAAGCTTTCCTGCTCACACTCCTACTTCAGGGAACTTGGGCTTCTTGCTGTTAGTGGCTGTTTAGGATTTGgatgttttgtgttcattgttttctcctatgtgcagatcttcagggctgtgctgaggatcccctctgagcagggacggcacaaagccttttccacctgcctccctcacctggctgtggtctccctgTTTCTCAGCACTGGCTTTTTAGCCTacctgaagcccccctccatctcctccccatccctggatctggccctgtcagttctgtactcagtgatgcctccagccctgaaccccctcatctacagcctgaggaaccaggagctcaagcATGGCTTGGggaaaattattataaatatttttcagaaggaaTAA
- the LOC130266503 gene encoding olfactory receptor 14J1-like: MVSHFLLLPLADTRQLQLLHFCLFLGISLAALLGNGLIISAVACGHHLHTPMFFFLLNLALTDLGCICTTVPKVFFFDFFIAAEFAFLTVMCYDRYVSICKPLHYGTLLGSRACAHMAAAAWASGLLNALLYTANTFSLPLCHGNALGQFFCEIPHILKLSCSHSSLREVGLLVVTFCLAFGCFVFIVFSYVQIFRAVLRIPSEQGRHKAFSTSLPHLAVVSLFLSTETFVYLKPSSMSSPAMDLMVSVLYTMLPPVLNPFIYSLRNQELKEALRKAMTGCFSAFSSSHNSPHFALAARKELETHP, from the exons ATGG tcagccacttcctcctgctgccattggcagacacgcggcagctgcagctcctgcacttctgcctcttcctgggcatctccctggctgccctcctgggcaacggcctcatcatcagcgccgtagcctgcggccaccacctgcacacccccatgttcttcttcctgctcaacctggccctcactgacctgggctgcatctgcaccactgtgcccaaa gtgtttttctttgactttttcATTGCAGCAGAATTTGCATTCCTCACTGTCATGTGCTATGACCGCTatgtgtccatctgcaaacccctgcactatgggaccctcctgggcagcagagcttgtgcccacatggcagcagctgcctgggccagtggccttctcaatgctctgctgtACACGGCCAATACATTTTCTCTGCCCttgtgccatggcaatgccctgggccagttcttctgtgaaatcccacacatcctcaagcTTTCCTGCTCACACTCCAGCCTCAGGGAAGTTGGGCTTCTTGTGGTCACTTTCTGTTTAGCCTTTGGCTGTTTTGtcttcattgttttctcctatgtgcagatcttcagggctgtgctgaggatcccctctgagcagggacggcacaaagccttttccacctccctccctcacctggctgtggtctctcTGTTTCTCAGCACTGAAACATTTGTCTACCTGAAGCCCTCCTCCATGTCATCCCCAGCAATGGACCTCATGGTTTCAGTTCTGTACACGATGTTGCCTCCAGTCCTGAACCCATTCATCTACAGtctgaggaaccaggagctcaaggaAGCTCTCAGGAAAGCCATGACTGGatgtttttcagccttttcaTCTTCCCATAACAGCCCTCACTTTGCGTTGGCAGCTAGAAAGGAGCTAGAAACACACCCCTAA